One stretch of Oncorhynchus gorbuscha isolate QuinsamMale2020 ecotype Even-year linkage group LG21, OgorEven_v1.0, whole genome shotgun sequence DNA includes these proteins:
- the LOC124008184 gene encoding RNA-binding protein 4.1-like isoform X1: MGRDCAVASRRGAISSRRPVASHSESRSIIMVKIFIGNLSPDTTVEELRSLFSQYGKISECDIVKNFGFVHMDDKAKAEDAIKNLHHYELNGQAMNVEMSRGRPKASTKLHVGNINSSCTNQELRAKFEEYGPVVECDIVKDYAFVHLERVEDAMEAVSGLDNTAFQGKLLSVKLSTSRLRTTPGMGERTGCYRCGQEGHWSKECPLDTLGNYREGAEPRSDGFDGGAPRFGGGSRSGRVYQRGFSGGDPGYSGSYASVHDFGNRGSVYGSGSVPGYGRGAGYESAMSYSVPQGYGMSAAEQCMARTYASEAAYGCTSSSYGVIPANPVRRSSYEDRDPYGVVDFYEKYRARSYGAGYFEERRSVPLPAPPPPSSSAIMRERLPPSSLDLYERCPLPPLPASISSYYSRDRSPIRRIPADAEGYAYERARLSPVSSLPRSLAYGIPRDPYAERARYAY; the protein is encoded by the exons ATGGGCAGAGATTGTGCTGTGGCTAGCAGGCGCGGCGCCATTTCATCTCGGAGACCAGTGGCATCCCACAGTGAAAG CAGGAGCATCATCATGGTGAAAATCTTCATTGGGAATTTGTCTCCAGACACCACGGTGGAGGAGCTGCGCTCCCTCTTCTCCCAGTATGGCAAGATCTCAGAGTGCGACATAGTCAAGAACTTTGGCTTTGTACACATGGATGACAAAGCCAAGGCAGAAGATGCCATCAAGAATCTCCACCACTACGAGCTCAACGGGCAGGCCATGAATGTGGAGATGAGCCGCGGCAGACCCAAAGCCTCTACCAAGCTCCACGTGGGTAATATCAACAGCAGCTGTACCAACCAAGAACTACGGGCCAAGTTTGAGGAGTACGGCCCAGTGGTGGAGTGTGACATAGTGAAGGACTACGCCTTTGTCCACTTGGAGCGTGTGGAGGATGCCATGGAGGCTGTCAGTGGGCTGGACAACACAGCCTTCCAAG gcaaacTGCTGAGCGTGAAGCTTTCGACTAGCCGCCTGCGTACTACGCCTGGCATGGGAGAGAGGACTGGTTGTTATCGGTGCGGGCAGGAAGGCCACTGGTCCAAAGAATGTCCGCTCGACACGTTGGGCAACTACAGAGAGGGTGCCGAGCCACGCTCTGACGGATTCGATGGCGGTGCCCCCAGGTTCGGCGGGGGGAGTCGCAGCGGTCGCGTTTATCAACGGGGCTTCAGTGGCGGCGATCCAGGTTACAGTGGCAGCTACGCTTCCGTGCACGACTTTGGCAACAGAGGGTCTGTTTACGGCAGCGGCAGTGTACCCGGGTATGGCAGGGGCGCGGGCTACGAGAGCGCAATGAGTTACAGTGTCCCGCAGGGTTATGGAATGAGCGCTGCCGAACAATGCATGGCCCGGACATACGCCAGCGAGGCAGCGTACGGCTGCACCAGCTCGAGCTATGGTGTGATCCCAGCCAACCCAGTGCGCCGGTCATCTTACGAGGACCGGGATCCTTATGGTGTTGTGGACTTCTACGAGAAGTACCGGGCTCGCTCGTATGGAGCCGGTTATTTCGAAGAGCGCCGGTCTGTCCCTTTGCCAGCcccacctcccccctcctcctcagccATAATGAGGGAGCGCCTGCCGCCCTCTAGCCTCGACCTATACGAGcgctgtcccctccctcctctaccagcctccatctcctcatACTACTCCCGCGACCGGAGCCCAATCCGGCGAATCCCTGCTGATGCTGAGGGCTACGCGTACGAGCGCGCGCGCCTCTCCCCGGTGTCCTCCCTCCCCAGAAGCTTGGCTTATGGCATCCCGCGGGACCCCTACGCCGAGCGGGCGCGCTATGCTTACTAA
- the LOC124008184 gene encoding RNA-binding protein 4.1-like isoform X4: MVKIFIGNLDSDTTVDELRTLFSQYGKISECDIVKNFGFVHMNDKAEAEEAIKNLHHHELNGEQMNVEMSRGRPKSTTKLHVSNIPEGCTNEELKTKFEEYGPVVEADIVKDYAFVHMESVDDAMEAISRLDNTAFQGKLMSVHLSTSRLRTVPGMGAQTGCYVCGKQGHWSKDCPNGGQNGGSYGDSGERPRGGLMMGRGRGFPRGPPGFSRSSERYPSGYGMPPRAAASYYMGRLGYSRSSSYLGGPPLPPLSRRPSYGSAREYSADARDRYSGRLPSSYPERVSAYERDRYSIHVDYYEKYRARPYGSSYFEERRLAYIPLPPSSSLSRLSSSVDPYERRPLPPSSATASYYLRDRSPIRRVPVTSDSYGYERSRLSPVSSSRSSSYAVPQARDPYTDRTRYAY, from the exons ATGGTGAAAATATTCATAGGCAATCTTGATTCCGACACCACCGTGGACGAGCTACGCACTCTCTTCTCCCAGTATGGCAAGATCTCAGAGTGCGACATCGTCAAGAACTTTGGCTTTGTGCACATGAACGACAAAGCCGAAGCGGAGGAGGCAATCAAGAACCTTCACCACCATGAGCTCAACGGGGAGCAAATGAACGTGGAGATGAGCCGCGGCAGACCAAAGTCCACCACCAAGCTGCATGTCAGCAACATCCCAGAGGGTTGCACCAACGAGGAGCTGAAGACCAAGTTTGAGGAGTATGGCCCTGTGGTGGAGGCTGACATAGTGAAAGACTATGCATTTGTCCACATGGAGTCTGTGGATGATGCCATGGAGGCCATCAGTAGGCTGGACAACACAGCCTTCCAAG GCAAGCTGATGAGCGTGCATCTGTCCACCAGTCGCCTGCGCACGGTCCCGGGAATGGGAGCTCAAACTGGCTGCTATGTCTGCGGGAAACAGGGTCACTGGTCGAAAGATTGCCCGAACGGCGGTCAGAACGGCGGTAGCTATGGTGACAGTGGTGAACGCCCCAGAGGTGGCCTAATGATGGGCCGCGGCAGGGGTTTCCCACGGGGTCCCCCAGGTTTCAGCAGGAGTAGCGAAAGATATCCGAGTGGCTACGGGATGCCCCCAAGAGCTGCGGCATCCTATTACATGGGCAGACTAGGGTATAGCAGATCGTCCAGTTATCTGGGGGGGCCGCCTCTTCCCCCTTTGAGCCGTAGACCTAGCTATGGCTCTGCTCGGGAGTACAGTGCCGATGCCAGGGATCGGTACAGTGGCAGGCTACCGAGCTCTTATCCCGAGAGGGTATCGGCCTATGAGCGAGACCGTTACAGCATTCATGTTGACTATTATGAGAAGTACAGGGCACGGCCATACGGCTCAAGCTATTTTGAAGAGCGCCGTCTGGCCTAtatcccccttcccccctcttcctccctctcaagGCTCTCCTCTAGTGTCGACCCGTACGAGCGTCGCCCGCTACCACCATCCTCGGCGACCGCCTCGTACTACTTGCGAGACCGCAGCCCGATCAGACGAGTGCCTGTCACCTCTGACAGCTATGGTTATGAGCGTTCACGGCTGTCCCCGGTGTCGTCCTCCAGAAGCTCCTCGTACGCCGTCCCACAGGCCAGGGACCCTTACACCGATCGGACACGCTATGCTTACTGA
- the LOC124008184 gene encoding RNA-binding protein 4.1-like isoform X2, whose product MGRDCAVASRRGAISSRRPVASHSERSIIMVKIFIGNLSPDTTVEELRSLFSQYGKISECDIVKNFGFVHMDDKAKAEDAIKNLHHYELNGQAMNVEMSRGRPKASTKLHVGNINSSCTNQELRAKFEEYGPVVECDIVKDYAFVHLERVEDAMEAVSGLDNTAFQGKLLSVKLSTSRLRTTPGMGERTGCYRCGQEGHWSKECPLDTLGNYREGAEPRSDGFDGGAPRFGGGSRSGRVYQRGFSGGDPGYSGSYASVHDFGNRGSVYGSGSVPGYGRGAGYESAMSYSVPQGYGMSAAEQCMARTYASEAAYGCTSSSYGVIPANPVRRSSYEDRDPYGVVDFYEKYRARSYGAGYFEERRSVPLPAPPPPSSSAIMRERLPPSSLDLYERCPLPPLPASISSYYSRDRSPIRRIPADAEGYAYERARLSPVSSLPRSLAYGIPRDPYAERARYAY is encoded by the exons ATGGGCAGAGATTGTGCTGTGGCTAGCAGGCGCGGCGCCATTTCATCTCGGAGACCAGTGGCATCCCACAGTGAAAG GAGCATCATCATGGTGAAAATCTTCATTGGGAATTTGTCTCCAGACACCACGGTGGAGGAGCTGCGCTCCCTCTTCTCCCAGTATGGCAAGATCTCAGAGTGCGACATAGTCAAGAACTTTGGCTTTGTACACATGGATGACAAAGCCAAGGCAGAAGATGCCATCAAGAATCTCCACCACTACGAGCTCAACGGGCAGGCCATGAATGTGGAGATGAGCCGCGGCAGACCCAAAGCCTCTACCAAGCTCCACGTGGGTAATATCAACAGCAGCTGTACCAACCAAGAACTACGGGCCAAGTTTGAGGAGTACGGCCCAGTGGTGGAGTGTGACATAGTGAAGGACTACGCCTTTGTCCACTTGGAGCGTGTGGAGGATGCCATGGAGGCTGTCAGTGGGCTGGACAACACAGCCTTCCAAG gcaaacTGCTGAGCGTGAAGCTTTCGACTAGCCGCCTGCGTACTACGCCTGGCATGGGAGAGAGGACTGGTTGTTATCGGTGCGGGCAGGAAGGCCACTGGTCCAAAGAATGTCCGCTCGACACGTTGGGCAACTACAGAGAGGGTGCCGAGCCACGCTCTGACGGATTCGATGGCGGTGCCCCCAGGTTCGGCGGGGGGAGTCGCAGCGGTCGCGTTTATCAACGGGGCTTCAGTGGCGGCGATCCAGGTTACAGTGGCAGCTACGCTTCCGTGCACGACTTTGGCAACAGAGGGTCTGTTTACGGCAGCGGCAGTGTACCCGGGTATGGCAGGGGCGCGGGCTACGAGAGCGCAATGAGTTACAGTGTCCCGCAGGGTTATGGAATGAGCGCTGCCGAACAATGCATGGCCCGGACATACGCCAGCGAGGCAGCGTACGGCTGCACCAGCTCGAGCTATGGTGTGATCCCAGCCAACCCAGTGCGCCGGTCATCTTACGAGGACCGGGATCCTTATGGTGTTGTGGACTTCTACGAGAAGTACCGGGCTCGCTCGTATGGAGCCGGTTATTTCGAAGAGCGCCGGTCTGTCCCTTTGCCAGCcccacctcccccctcctcctcagccATAATGAGGGAGCGCCTGCCGCCCTCTAGCCTCGACCTATACGAGcgctgtcccctccctcctctaccagcctccatctcctcatACTACTCCCGCGACCGGAGCCCAATCCGGCGAATCCCTGCTGATGCTGAGGGCTACGCGTACGAGCGCGCGCGCCTCTCCCCGGTGTCCTCCCTCCCCAGAAGCTTGGCTTATGGCATCCCGCGGGACCCCTACGCCGAGCGGGCGCGCTATGCTTACTAA
- the LOC124008184 gene encoding RNA-binding protein 4.1-like isoform X5 encodes MGRDCAVASRRGAISSRRPVASHSESRSIIMVKIFIGNLSPDTTVEELRSLFSQYGKISECDIVKNFGFVHMDDKAKAEDAIKNLHHYELNGQAMNVEMSRGRPKASTKLHVGNINSSCTNQELRAKFEEYGPVVECDIVKDYAFVHLERVEDAMEAVSGLDNTAFQGVATVSCSVGHLSSVSLCVSTWSWDGWGMCGPFTFTVRYLSCVLTDSLVMFCISLLKTECKYRFQVLLDLRYFTKSNHVHVFFFLM; translated from the exons ATGGGCAGAGATTGTGCTGTGGCTAGCAGGCGCGGCGCCATTTCATCTCGGAGACCAGTGGCATCCCACAGTGAAAG CAGGAGCATCATCATGGTGAAAATCTTCATTGGGAATTTGTCTCCAGACACCACGGTGGAGGAGCTGCGCTCCCTCTTCTCCCAGTATGGCAAGATCTCAGAGTGCGACATAGTCAAGAACTTTGGCTTTGTACACATGGATGACAAAGCCAAGGCAGAAGATGCCATCAAGAATCTCCACCACTACGAGCTCAACGGGCAGGCCATGAATGTGGAGATGAGCCGCGGCAGACCCAAAGCCTCTACCAAGCTCCACGTGGGTAATATCAACAGCAGCTGTACCAACCAAGAACTACGGGCCAAGTTTGAGGAGTACGGCCCAGTGGTGGAGTGTGACATAGTGAAGGACTACGCCTTTGTCCACTTGGAGCGTGTGGAGGATGCCATGGAGGCTGTCAGTGGGCTGGACAACACAGCCTTCCAAG GTGTCGCAACAGTGTCGTGCTCGGTTGGCCATCTTAGTTCCGTCTCGCTATGCGTTTCGACGTGGTCGTGGGATGGATGGGGAATGTGCGGACCTTTTACCTTCACTGTTCGATATCTGTCTTGTGTGTTAACTGATAGCTTAGTGATGTTTTGTATTTCCCTGCTGAAAACAGAATGTAAATATAGATTTCAGGTATTATTAGATTTGAGGTATTTTACAAAAAGCAACCATGtgcacgtttttttttttttaatgtga
- the LOC124008184 gene encoding RNA-binding protein 4.1-like isoform X3 — MVKIFIGNLDSDTTVDELRTLFSQYGKISECDIVKNFGFVHMNDKAEAEEAIKNLHHHELNGEQMNVEMSRGRPKSTTKLHVSNIPEGCTNEELKTKFEEYGPVVEADIVKDYAFVHMESVDDAMEAISRLDNTAFQGKLLSVKLSTSRLRTTPGMGERTGCYRCGQEGHWSKECPLDTLGNYREGAEPRSDGFDGGAPRFGGGSRSGRVYQRGFSGGDPGYSGSYASVHDFGNRGSVYGSGSVPGYGRGAGYESAMSYSVPQGYGMSAAEQCMARTYASEAAYGCTSSSYGVIPANPVRRSSYEDRDPYGVVDFYEKYRARSYGAGYFEERRSVPLPAPPPPSSSAIMRERLPPSSLDLYERCPLPPLPASISSYYSRDRSPIRRIPADAEGYAYERARLSPVSSLPRSLAYGIPRDPYAERARYAY, encoded by the exons ATGGTGAAAATATTCATAGGCAATCTTGATTCCGACACCACCGTGGACGAGCTACGCACTCTCTTCTCCCAGTATGGCAAGATCTCAGAGTGCGACATCGTCAAGAACTTTGGCTTTGTGCACATGAACGACAAAGCCGAAGCGGAGGAGGCAATCAAGAACCTTCACCACCATGAGCTCAACGGGGAGCAAATGAACGTGGAGATGAGCCGCGGCAGACCAAAGTCCACCACCAAGCTGCATGTCAGCAACATCCCAGAGGGTTGCACCAACGAGGAGCTGAAGACCAAGTTTGAGGAGTATGGCCCTGTGGTGGAGGCTGACATAGTGAAAGACTATGCATTTGTCCACATGGAGTCTGTGGATGATGCCATGGAGGCCATCAGTAGGCTGGACAACACAGCCTTCCAAG gcaaacTGCTGAGCGTGAAGCTTTCGACTAGCCGCCTGCGTACTACGCCTGGCATGGGAGAGAGGACTGGTTGTTATCGGTGCGGGCAGGAAGGCCACTGGTCCAAAGAATGTCCGCTCGACACGTTGGGCAACTACAGAGAGGGTGCCGAGCCACGCTCTGACGGATTCGATGGCGGTGCCCCCAGGTTCGGCGGGGGGAGTCGCAGCGGTCGCGTTTATCAACGGGGCTTCAGTGGCGGCGATCCAGGTTACAGTGGCAGCTACGCTTCCGTGCACGACTTTGGCAACAGAGGGTCTGTTTACGGCAGCGGCAGTGTACCCGGGTATGGCAGGGGCGCGGGCTACGAGAGCGCAATGAGTTACAGTGTCCCGCAGGGTTATGGAATGAGCGCTGCCGAACAATGCATGGCCCGGACATACGCCAGCGAGGCAGCGTACGGCTGCACCAGCTCGAGCTATGGTGTGATCCCAGCCAACCCAGTGCGCCGGTCATCTTACGAGGACCGGGATCCTTATGGTGTTGTGGACTTCTACGAGAAGTACCGGGCTCGCTCGTATGGAGCCGGTTATTTCGAAGAGCGCCGGTCTGTCCCTTTGCCAGCcccacctcccccctcctcctcagccATAATGAGGGAGCGCCTGCCGCCCTCTAGCCTCGACCTATACGAGcgctgtcccctccctcctctaccagcctccatctcctcatACTACTCCCGCGACCGGAGCCCAATCCGGCGAATCCCTGCTGATGCTGAGGGCTACGCGTACGAGCGCGCGCGCCTCTCCCCGGTGTCCTCCCTCCCCAGAAGCTTGGCTTATGGCATCCCGCGGGACCCCTACGCCGAGCGGGCGCGCTATGCTTACTAA